From Candidatus Pedobacter colombiensis, one genomic window encodes:
- a CDS encoding sulfatase produces the protein MKNTILCALLVIFSVSTAGAQSKISNKPNVIVIVSDDAGYVDFGCYGGKQIPTPNIDAIARQGIRFTDAYVSASVCAPSRAGILTGRYQQRFGFEHNTSDLVAPGYKITDVGMDPSEQTIGNEMQANGYKTIAIGKWHQGDEPKHFPLKRGFDEFYGFTGGHRDFFAYKGKRTNEHALYNNNEIVPESKITYLTDMFTDKATSFIAENKDKPFFMYLAYNAVHTPMNAKKDLMERYAAIPDTGRRAYAAMMTSLDDGVGRVLATIKQYNLDKNTLIIFVNDNGGATVNSSDNGPLRGMKGSKWEGGIRVAMMMKWPGHIAENKTYSLPVSALDILPTSIAAGNGKQKGSKKLDGVNLLPYLSGRDKKSPHEALYWRRGVAAAMRENNWKLIRVKDNVLLFDLNKDISETTNLAAKYPAKIKEMLAKLAQWEKGLDTPHWTSPYGDQNQIMKHRMETTGREMERMYP, from the coding sequence ATGAAGAATACGATCTTATGTGCTTTACTGGTCATATTTTCAGTAAGTACTGCAGGGGCACAAAGTAAGATATCAAACAAGCCCAATGTTATTGTTATTGTTAGTGATGATGCAGGGTATGTTGACTTTGGGTGTTACGGAGGTAAACAAATTCCAACACCAAATATTGATGCTATAGCCCGTCAGGGGATTCGTTTTACTGATGCATATGTGTCAGCCTCGGTATGTGCACCTTCCAGAGCAGGTATTTTAACAGGCCGCTATCAGCAGCGTTTTGGTTTTGAACACAATACTTCTGATTTAGTTGCCCCAGGGTATAAAATTACTGATGTAGGTATGGATCCTTCTGAGCAAACGATTGGTAATGAGATGCAAGCCAATGGTTATAAAACCATCGCCATCGGTAAGTGGCATCAGGGGGATGAGCCAAAGCATTTTCCCCTAAAACGTGGCTTTGATGAATTTTATGGTTTTACCGGCGGACATAGAGATTTCTTTGCCTACAAGGGCAAACGGACTAACGAACATGCTTTGTATAACAATAATGAGATTGTTCCGGAAAGTAAGATCACTTATCTAACGGATATGTTTACGGATAAGGCAACCAGCTTTATCGCGGAGAATAAGGATAAACCCTTTTTCATGTATCTGGCCTATAATGCTGTTCATACACCGATGAATGCAAAGAAAGATTTGATGGAACGTTACGCAGCTATTCCTGATACTGGTAGGAGAGCTTATGCAGCAATGATGACTTCTTTGGATGATGGTGTGGGCCGTGTATTGGCTACCATCAAACAGTATAATCTGGATAAGAATACCCTAATCATCTTTGTGAATGACAATGGTGGCGCTACGGTAAATTCATCTGACAACGGACCATTGAGGGGAATGAAAGGATCAAAATGGGAAGGTGGTATCCGCGTAGCAATGATGATGAAATGGCCCGGACATATTGCTGAAAATAAAACCTATAGCCTTCCTGTAAGTGCATTGGATATATTACCCACATCAATTGCTGCGGGTAATGGTAAACAGAAGGGTAGTAAGAAACTAGATGGGGTAAATTTATTGCCATACTTAAGTGGACGGGATAAGAAATCTCCGCACGAGGCTCTTTACTGGAGAAGAGGAGTTGCTGCGGCCATGAGAGAAAACAACTGGAAACTGATCCGTGTAAAGGATAATGTGTTGTTGTTCGATCTGAACAAAGATATTTCTGAAACTACCAATTTGGCCGCTAAATACCCGGCTAAGATAAAAGAAATGTTGGCTAAACTTGCCCAATGGGAAAAAGGCCTGGATACCCCACATTGGACCAGCCCTTATGGAGATCAGAACCAGATCATGAAACACCGCATGGAAACTACAGGTCGTGAGATGGAAAGAATGTATCCTTAA